A stretch of Sphingomonas sp. JUb134 DNA encodes these proteins:
- a CDS encoding SphA family protein, with protein sequence MPRDPLHQNSCLFLIAAAVLPLGAVPAMADENGASLYLLGSGGPGAAVSPPLPGVYLDNIVMVYDASSHASRDLTIGGNVVADVDSTVAANFTTLLWVPSTNVLGGTLTVGGTLPVGAPMIDASAVLTGPRGRQLGVRTHDSALMVGDPIATAMMGWKSGNMHYAVSGMLNVPVGHYRVGRLANIAFHRWAGDVSVAATWLDPKTGWDVSGKVGFTFNGHNEDTDYNSGNDFHAELAAEKKLSSKFSLGAQGYYFQQVSDDTGAGAKLGAYRGRVLAAGGTLAYDTVLGRSPATIRLQVLQEFDAKNRVEGTNFMLSLSLPLHMKMPAKE encoded by the coding sequence ATGCCGCGTGATCCTTTGCACCAGAATAGCTGCCTGTTCCTGATCGCGGCCGCGGTGCTCCCGCTAGGAGCAGTGCCCGCGATGGCCGACGAAAACGGCGCAAGTCTCTATCTGCTGGGGTCGGGCGGGCCAGGCGCGGCGGTCTCGCCGCCGCTGCCGGGCGTGTACCTGGACAATATCGTCATGGTCTATGATGCCAGCTCGCATGCCAGCCGGGACCTCACCATCGGGGGCAACGTCGTGGCGGACGTCGATTCGACGGTGGCCGCCAACTTCACGACGCTGCTCTGGGTCCCGAGCACGAACGTGCTCGGCGGCACCCTGACGGTCGGCGGCACGCTGCCGGTCGGCGCACCGATGATCGATGCCTCTGCCGTGCTCACCGGACCCCGCGGGCGCCAGCTCGGCGTCCGCACCCATGACTCCGCACTGATGGTCGGAGATCCGATCGCCACGGCGATGATGGGCTGGAAAAGCGGCAACATGCATTACGCCGTCAGCGGCATGCTCAACGTTCCGGTGGGGCATTATCGGGTCGGCAGGCTTGCCAACATCGCCTTCCACCGCTGGGCCGGGGACGTTTCCGTCGCCGCGACGTGGCTCGACCCGAAGACCGGCTGGGACGTCAGCGGCAAGGTCGGCTTCACATTCAACGGTCACAACGAAGACACCGACTATAATTCCGGCAACGACTTCCACGCGGAGCTGGCAGCGGAGAAAAAGCTCTCCTCGAAGTTCTCGCTGGGTGCCCAGGGCTATTACTTCCAGCAGGTGAGCGATGACACCGGCGCGGGCGCGAAGCTGGGCGCCTATCGAGGACGCGTGCTCGCGGCGGGTGGGACGCTGGCGTATGACACCGTGCTCGGACGCAGCCCCGCGACGATCCGGCTGCAGGTCCTGCAGGAGTTCGATGCCAAGAACCGCGTCGAAGGCACGAACTTCATGCTGAGCCTCAGCCTGCCGTTGCACATGAAGATGCCCGCAAAGGAGTGA
- a CDS encoding formylglycine-generating enzyme family protein has translation MVWIGGGAFTMGSDHHYPEERPSRRASVSGFWIDRAPVTNRQFAAFVAATGHRTMAETPPDAADYPGALPEMLVAASLVFAPPAGAIDPRGPSSQWWSFVPGADWRHPTGPDSTIEGLEDHPVVHVALADVEAYAAWAGLSLPNEVEWEFAARGGLESAEFAWGNALLVDGAHMANTWQGEFPHRNLALDGWERTSPVGSFPANGYGLVDMIGNVWEWTADWWSTPGAMRGSCCGASLQDKVKASADPGDAARIARKVLKGGSHLCAPNYCRRYRPAARHAHPIDTSTSHVGFRCVRRP, from the coding sequence ATGGTCTGGATCGGCGGGGGCGCGTTCACCATGGGTTCGGACCATCATTATCCCGAGGAGCGCCCCAGCCGGCGCGCGTCGGTGAGCGGCTTCTGGATCGACCGTGCGCCGGTGACGAACCGGCAGTTCGCCGCCTTCGTCGCTGCGACGGGACATCGCACGATGGCCGAAACGCCGCCGGATGCGGCCGACTACCCCGGCGCGCTTCCCGAGATGCTGGTGGCTGCGTCGCTCGTGTTCGCACCGCCTGCGGGCGCGATCGATCCGCGAGGTCCTTCGTCGCAATGGTGGAGCTTCGTTCCCGGCGCGGATTGGCGGCACCCGACGGGTCCCGACAGCACGATCGAGGGGCTGGAGGACCATCCGGTGGTTCACGTCGCGCTTGCGGACGTGGAGGCCTATGCCGCCTGGGCGGGATTGTCCCTGCCGAACGAGGTCGAGTGGGAGTTTGCCGCGCGCGGCGGCCTCGAGAGCGCCGAGTTCGCCTGGGGCAATGCGCTGCTGGTGGACGGCGCCCACATGGCCAACACCTGGCAGGGCGAGTTCCCGCACCGCAACCTCGCGCTGGACGGATGGGAGCGGACCTCGCCGGTGGGCAGCTTCCCGGCCAACGGCTATGGCCTGGTGGATATGATCGGCAATGTCTGGGAGTGGACGGCCGACTGGTGGAGCACGCCGGGCGCCATGCGCGGAAGTTGCTGCGGCGCGTCCCTGCAAGACAAGGTCAAGGCCAGCGCCGATCCCGGCGATGCCGCCCGGATCGCCCGCAAGGTGCTGAAGGGCGGATCGCACCTGTGTGCGCCCAACTATTGCCGACGCTATCGGCCGGCGGCGCGCCATGCGCATCCGATCGACACGTCCACGTCGCACGTCGGCTTCCGCTGCGTGCGGCGCCCCTGA
- a CDS encoding DUF202 domain-containing protein: MAEDSHLQRPAPMALPPLPPVPDTAGQETGAASVELSRFRSELSELRSRMSEHRTDLSEFRTSLSQHRTDLSEHRTDLSGERTEMSMRRTGMSIQRTRMSADRTLMSVQRTSLSLIGFGFTLYQTFDKLHDMGTIRSSAAPRNFGAALIVLGILLLVGGISRHLQFAFQLRHVRAELKEAGLVHGEMDYPVSLTLITSILLLAIGVLAITGIVFHIEVFGA, encoded by the coding sequence ATGGCCGAAGATTCTCATCTCCAGCGCCCGGCGCCCATGGCCCTGCCGCCGCTACCGCCCGTTCCGGACACCGCTGGCCAGGAAACCGGTGCGGCATCGGTCGAGCTTTCCCGCTTCCGCAGCGAGCTTTCCGAACTCCGCAGCCGCATGTCGGAACACCGCACCGACCTTTCGGAGTTCCGGACCAGCCTTTCCCAGCACCGTACCGATCTTTCGGAGCACCGTACCGATCTGTCCGGCGAACGTACCGAGATGTCGATGCGCCGGACCGGCATGTCGATCCAGCGCACCAGGATGAGCGCGGATCGGACGCTGATGTCGGTGCAGCGGACGTCGCTTTCGCTGATCGGCTTTGGTTTCACGCTGTACCAGACGTTCGACAAACTGCACGACATGGGCACGATCCGCAGTTCGGCAGCGCCTCGGAATTTTGGCGCAGCCTTGATCGTCCTCGGCATCCTGCTGCTGGTCGGCGGCATCTCGCGTCACCTGCAGTTCGCGTTCCAGTTGCGCCACGTCCGGGCCGAACTGAAGGAGGCAGGGCTCGTCCACGGAGAGATGGACTATCCGGTCTCCCTCACGCTCATCACCAGCATCCTGCTGCTCGCGATCGGCGTTCTCGCGATCACGGGCATCGTGTTCCACATCGAGGTATTCGGCGCATGA
- a CDS encoding transporter: MTLFSAIGAVLLMADPTSAGPEDPPVEQGALAPAPAPAAQGVGTPGSDANLAQQVANPVAELISVPLQSNLDCCFGPADANRYTLNIQPVIPVRLNSELSLITRTILPFIAQERTVSDGRGTNGFGDITQSFFFKPQINGITIAAGPAVVWPIGNKEFGSGKWSAGPTALVVKQTPKGTTLGMLANHLWSYAGKDDRPGVSATLLQPFVTQTFHNGMSIGANTEASYNWKQKQWTVPIDITLGQLIRIGRQPMQISMSGKYYAERPSGGPDWGLRLTLTFLFPE; encoded by the coding sequence ATGACCCTTTTCAGCGCAATCGGTGCCGTACTCCTGATGGCGGACCCGACGTCCGCCGGTCCCGAGGATCCGCCCGTGGAGCAGGGTGCGCTGGCACCGGCACCGGCACCGGCAGCGCAGGGTGTCGGCACGCCGGGGAGTGATGCCAATCTGGCGCAACAGGTTGCGAACCCGGTGGCGGAACTGATCAGCGTGCCGTTGCAGAGCAATCTCGATTGCTGCTTCGGCCCCGCCGACGCGAACCGCTATACGCTCAACATCCAGCCGGTCATCCCCGTCCGGTTGAACTCGGAACTGAGCCTGATCACGCGCACGATCCTGCCGTTCATCGCGCAGGAACGAACCGTCTCGGACGGGCGCGGCACGAACGGCTTCGGCGACATCACGCAGAGCTTTTTCTTCAAGCCCCAGATCAACGGCATCACGATCGCCGCCGGACCGGCTGTCGTCTGGCCGATCGGGAACAAGGAATTCGGCAGCGGGAAGTGGTCGGCAGGCCCGACCGCCCTTGTGGTTAAACAGACGCCCAAGGGGACCACGCTCGGCATGCTCGCCAACCATCTCTGGTCCTATGCGGGCAAGGATGACCGGCCGGGCGTCAGCGCCACCTTGCTGCAGCCGTTTGTGACACAGACGTTTCACAACGGCATGAGCATCGGTGCGAACACCGAGGCGAGCTACAACTGGAAGCAGAAGCAGTGGACCGTGCCGATCGACATCACGCTGGGCCAGCTGATCCGCATCGGCCGGCAGCCCATGCAGATCTCGATGAGCGGCAAATATTATGCCGAGCGGCCGAGCGGCGGGCCCGACTGGGGACTGCGGTTGACCCTGACCTTCCTGTTCCCCGAATGA